A stretch of DNA from Camelus ferus isolate YT-003-E chromosome 18, BCGSAC_Cfer_1.0, whole genome shotgun sequence:
AGCAGGGGCGTGCAGCCGAGCAGCTCCCCAAGTCTCAGCTGCTGGAAACTGAGTCCCATTCCTaagcctcccctccccaaatccgTCTGCCTGGCAGCCAAGCCCAGGCCCCTCTTAGTTCCTGCTCCTTTTTtatccccctctcctccccagcctaCTTGGGATCCCCATGCCTAAGAAACCTTACCCCCTCTCACCCGCATCTCCCTGTGAAGCCTTCTGGGCCCCTGACACCCACAGCAGGTACACACAGGTCGCGCCTTCGGCCCTGTGGTGCCCTGCCTAGGCCTGCTAGTGTTCCTTTGAGGCCAGGTGGCTCTGTAAACACTGGGGGTGGGGCCTCCTGGCAGAGGCTGGGCTCTCAGGGTGCACAAGTTCAGGAGGGGGCTGTGTTTCCAGGTCCCCAGCCAGATGCTGAGGGAGGCAGCCCAGGCTTCCAGTATCCCCAGCGGCTTCTGACAGCTGGCTGCAGCTGGCTCCCACGATccagccccccagccctcccaggctCCTGCTCCCCCGCCTCCCCTCGAGCTCACAGCACAGATTGTCACGTCTCCATCCCGGCCTCCCAGGCGGCCCCATTCCAGACACACGTAAGCACAGGCACACAGCTCATGCATGTGCTTCCCAGCCTGCCCCCATCCCCTAGGGGTAGAAGTCAGCCAGACCTTAACTGCAAACAACCCCCAAGCTTTATTATAAACAGGCTGTGGCTCCCCAGCAAAGGCACAGAACAGATAGTAGCCAAAGTGGCGCCCAGGCAGAGGCCCCATGGCCCTCAGAGTCCCTGTGCAGCCGGGCACAGGGCCCGGTTGAGGCAGGCCTGGCAGCGCGGGTGGATGGGCAGGCAAGTCTGCTGGCCGAAGCCCACCAGCAATCCGTTGATCTCACTCCACAGCTCCCTGTAGGGGTTGAAGCAGTTAGTGCAGAGGagaagctgggagggaggagagctggtcctgcccccaccccaccccaccccaccccacccaacctGGGCAGCCACTCCTCCAGTGCAGTACGGGTCGCCTCTGGGGACTTCGTTGCCTTCTTGGTCCACTTGAGGCGGTTGGCGATtctgtgcacatgtgtgtccACTGCTGCTAAGAGACAGGGCAGGGTGACCACGGGGCAGGCTTACCAGCCCAGGCTGCCCCATCCCTTCTCCTGGCTCTGAGGGCAGGTTGgtgtggggctgaggctggggcctgagtctccctggcttccttcccctccccacccaagaCTTGGGACTTCTACCTGGGGTGCAGGCAGCAGTGCCTCCTGGCCCCTAAGAGGCACTGGCCGTCAGTGCCAGGCTGGATAGCAACAGCTTGGCCCAGTGGGCTGGCAGGAAGTCACTGCCCGCAGAGGCAGCATCTGCCACTGCACCATCAAGGACAAAGCGGGGAGCGAGGCCAGGCCAGCTGTAGCTGTTGTCCACCTGGGCCACAACCTCTTTTCCCCTTAGCCGGCCACCCCAGGGCTTGGCCTGGGCACTGCCCACCGaggcctccttcccccagccagatgcagtccctgcctcctcctcctatCGTGTTTGCTAGCGGCCCAGGAAAAGGCTCAGGCTCTCCCCAGAGAGTGACGACAGGCACCCTAGGGGCACAGGGAGAACGTGTACATGGAGGTCACACCTTTGGGtcaccaagcctcagtttctttctctgtaacaTGGAGATGACTATACTCCTTAAGTTACCCAGAGGCCCAGGCGAGGGCCACACCACACTGTGTGAGCCTCCTGTGGGCCGGGCCTGGTGGGCTCTGCACACCGTGCAGCAACTGAGCAACTGCTTCCCCTGCTTTTTGGTCCAGCTCGGAGAGGGCAAGTGTCTTGCCTAGGGTCACCCAGCTGGGAGGGCAGCGCTGGGATCGGCTGTGTACCCTTGGCACTGGCTTTCTAATCAAGGGGGCTTCTCTCAGCAAAGCCCCTGGGATGTGGGGCCCACCCTCCTTAGGATATCCCTGTGGGTGACCTGGCCTTTAGACAACCAGAAAGGGCAACATTCTGACACTCTTGCCTGCTGTGTCCAGTCATGGACAGGGGGCCCTTCCCCCACAGACCTGCCAGACCACTCCTGGCCACGGGCACCCGAGGACAGCCACCCAGATAAGCTCAAGTATCTCCTGAGAGGCAGCAAGAGCCCAGTGTGGGAGGCTCTACTCTGGCCCCGCCTAGCCAGGCTCCTGCAATTCAGAGCTTCTGGACTGCAATCTCACCTGGTGGCTAAAGCCCTCCTCTTCCCATGGGTGGTGCTGGGAAGGGGTCCCCAGTGGGCAGGCTTCACAAGCCATGGAAGCACTAGGGGGACTCCCACTAcctctcctggctcctctgcACAAGTGCCTAAAAAGCACCAGGCTGGGGGGCACACAGCTGGGCCTGTGGCTGTGTAGCCTCAGAAGCCCCGACTCTCTGGGCAAAGACCTGAGGAAGCAGTCCCATTCTGACCTAGGGGTCTCTTTCTGCTCGTAGGACCTCAAATGCCAACATGTGACACCCAAACCCAGGAAAGGGATTCTAGAAAAGGCCTCCCTCCAGTGCCTTACTCTTTCTCCCTGGGTCCCCCTGTCTTCACTGAACCTCCCCAATCTGCCCATGCTCATTCCAGAGCCTTGTGCTCTGACCCTGTCTCCCACCTCATGGCTTTGCAAATgttgctccttctgcctggaatgcactTCCTCCTCTTAGCCTGGTTAGCCTTGTCTCACTTTTCAGCTCTTGGCTGAATTATCATTCATCTCCTTAAGAAGTCTTTCCAGATGCCCCAGACCAGGCTGGCTCCCATGGTGCCCTGCACACCCTGGTCAGTGTTTCTACCCCATGGTAAAGAGTTATTGGATGTCTCCCTCGTGCAGCACAGATCTGACTCTGTCTAGGGCCTCTTACAGAGCCcagcatgcagtaggtgctcagcaaacagGAGCTCCTCCTGTTAGCACCCATCTCTAGGCAGGTCAGGCCTCGCTCCAGGCAGGGAACACCTTTCTGACCCTTTGGGCTGAGTTGTAAATGAGACCTGAGTTGGGGTCACAGGTCACAAGGGTGCAGAGAACCTTGACAGCAGCCAACAAGCCTGGAGCCAGCCACTCCCTCTTCGTAGGTGCACGCCACTCACCAATGCCTGACACGGTGCCCCAGGCCACAGCCATGGCCAAGTGTGCCATCTTGGGCCCGACGCCTGGCAGTGCCACCAGCTCTGCCACGGAGGCTGGGATGTCCCCGCCATAACGCTGCTGCAGAATAGCACTGGTCTGCTTGATGTACTTCACTTTGTTCTGAAAGATTGGGGTGGGGGTATAGTCTGACCTGGGAGGACGAGGCCCGAAAAAGACCCACAGGTGCCCAGAGCTGCCTGTCACCTGTTCAGGACACACTCAGAGGCACCTGCTTGCCCCGTCCCCCCAGTAGGCTGGAGAAAGCCAAAGGCAGCAGGGAGCCCAAGGGAGGCCCAGTGCAGGCCTAgaaccctgcctcccaccagccccagccaggccagTGACATGTGTGTGGTGTCTGGCTTGGGCCTCCCTGCCCCATCATTCCCCCCAGAGTCTGGACAGGCTAAGCAGGAACAGTCACACCAGAAGCTGGGCTCAACAGCACCTGGGCTTTCAGGAAGGAAGGCTGGAGCCTGGGGCTCCCCCACCAGCTGCCAGGCCAGCCGGGCGGTTCCCATCCTGTGCCTGAGTGGACAGAGCTATTTAAAACCCATCTGACAAACTGCAGCCCACGCCAGTGCCAAGGGGAagcagccccacccacccagcagcCTTCAACAGACCCGCCCACTCACCACCCTGTACTCTGTGGCCTGCTGGGGCtccagagggaagggggt
This window harbors:
- the NTHL1 gene encoding endonuclease III-like protein 1 isoform X5 yields the protein MCSPQESGMNAVGARMVTRSRSRGPGAGLRRGGEEGAPLRSVEAAAEGRKSHSSVKRQRKTQRLNVAYEASEGETGEGAEHLQAPGWEPRDWQQQLENIRTMRSGKDAPVDQLGAEHCYDLSAPPKNKVKYIKQTSAILQQRYGGDIPASVAELVALPGVGPKMAHLAMAVAWGTVSGIAVDTHVHRIANRLKWTKKATKSPEATRTALEEWLPRELWSEINGLLVGFGQQTCLPIHPRCQACLNRALCPAAQGL